The genomic DNA aaatatgcaacgtttcgggttgagacccttcttcagactgatgtgagggtgggggagacgggaagaagaaaggaagaggctgagggagagctaggtaggagaggagaaagcagggactacctgaaattgaagaagtcactgttcataccgttggggtgtaaactgcccaagctaaatatgaggttgctgctcctccaatttacggtgggcctcactctggccatggaagaggcccaggccaaaaaggtcggattcgaaatgggagggggagttgaagtgctgagccactgggagatcaggttggttattgcgaaccgagcggaggtgttgggcgaagcgatcgccaaatctacgcttggtctcactgatgtagagcacctgacacctagagcagcggatgcaatagatgaggtaggaggaggtgcaggtgaacctctgccgcacctggaaagactgcttgggtccttgaatggagttaagggggaaggtaaagtgacaagtgtaacatttcattcggttgcaagggaaagtgccaggagaggtggtggtttgggtgggaagggacaaactgaccagggagttacagagggagcggtctttgcggaaagccaacaggggaggagatgggaagatgtggccagtggtgggatcccattggtagacaaaaggctggagaaaatcagcgggtaaggcagcatctatggagcgaaggaataggcgacctttcgggtcgagacccttcttcagattgatgttgggCAGGGAGGgacatgaaaaagaaaggaagaggcggagacagtgggagagctgggaatgggaggggaaggagggagaaagcaaggactacctgaaattagaggccaatgtttataccgctggggtgtaaactacccaagcaaatatgaggttctgctcaTCCAATATGCGGtggcctcactctagccatggacgaggcccaggacagaaaggttggatttggaatgggagggggagttgaagtgttgagccactgggagatcaggttggttattgcgaactgagtggaggtgttgtgcgaagcgagcgccaagcctgcgcttggtctcaccgagggtgatcatacgctgaataatccaaccacatttttatttggaagtggaaagaaataatagaaattgcattcattgcaacgtgtaaaaagagttgagatatagtattataattttgctgcatgtcattgtggtatatatcatgtcttgattggtgaatatgtttagtttgtgactttatttgaagcagaaataatatgtgaatgcttcattgagcataattccgattggtaactacacacttcgtccgagcacattatcgcacgcgtcatgcaagccgtcttaaatgaccacctaaactgtcatttggcaacctaaaaagctgccaaggttgcgcggctgacaacagagagaaaaaaaaattaagtgagagccctggaagatgtataatatttttgacactgtcataggcctttcttacatatgctgtcacaacgcactgtagtctctaaacaacctttcagtcattttccttgccctccatttcagaataatagtgttttaagccgttaactcgacactagcactggcaataaataaataaagaaagaaaagcgcagctttccagccccttatctcattggccacgctcggctgcaaatcggtgtcaatctggtggaccatcttcctctagtcgtgggggtgggggattgggaggagcCTCACAAGtagaacagcttagggcctctcttcatctaaatccggccctggacaCAGAGCCTGGATTGTGTGGATACACGCTAGTTCAAGGACGGTTTGGAAACACCTTGTTAACAGTTGAGCATTCCTGTTCTATTCCTGATGCAAATTTGCTCAGGAATGCTGAGACAATATTCTTTGACTGTACCGCACAGCTTTGCTTTCCCTGGAGGTCAGGTGTGACATGGCACTACATGGGTAGAGTGTGCACTTTCGCACTATGACTCCGTGGATCCCCTAGTggttctctggtttccctccAGATTCCAAAAATGGCATATTGTATGgccctgcaaattgcccctactaTTTGGAAGAATGGTAGAATCTAgatgggagtgggagagggaagggagaggggaaaggggaacgggagaaggggagaagaggggaagagggtaaGGTTTGAAAGTGGGAAGGGAAATTAGCAGCGGAGGGCAACACAGTTGTGGGGAATGTAGGGGAAGTAAAATAGATGAGGAAAGGATTCTTGTAAAAAATGGTTGCTTGATTGTTGACACGGAATCGATGGGCCAATacgcctgcttccatgctatattaGTCTATGATTTAAAACAACTGAAGTTGGGTGCCCTTGTGAACCTAACTACCAAAGTACGTCTATGACTCGTGGGTGACCTGAACAATCATTTGGGACCAGCATGAATAACAATTGTCCTATAAATTAAATTGTAGTTGAGATGTATAATAGAGGTGTGTTAAAGCTCATTGTGCTTCCTGCCTGATTTATTTATTCAACCCAAGTGAAATGTTTAACATCAGAACCTCTTACTTAGTGTTACATTAATAATGCTGATTTGAGGCAAAACCGCTATTAGAaatagaataaaaaataaaagatgctGGAAAGATTATTAACATGTCCCTTAAAGCATTTGACACTTCCATTTATTTTATCTATTTTAACACTTTTCTGTATCTTCAAGCATTCTAATACTACACTAATGCAACATTCAGGACAGGGCTATCTTTAAGATATTGCTATAACTGGGTTGCCTAGCTAAGGATATTACCACACTAGAAATCGGATGAGGTCTGTGGCCTTATCAAACAGCTGATCTCTTCTCCGCTGTATTTATACTGCTTGATTAGTTAATATCCAATTTCAGAGTCATTATGCCAAAGGCATTTATTGGGATAACATCTTAACTGCAAGTGTATTGAATTGAAATTTTGTAAAGTTACTTTCATCACAATCACTCTGGGATAGATTATTTACAATTCTTTTCTTTTATTAGAATATCACACTGAAAGAGCTCAAACTTACATGAATTTCATTTTGAATCTCTGTGGGTGGCTTCATTTCATAATTATTTCCGTGGTCTGCCTGAATACTGAGAGAGTTGCTAGGAAATGCAGAGCCATGGGAGTTGCCCTTAGACACGTCCCTGCAGGAAACATGATTTGATCCATTTTCCTTCTGATGAGCAGCCTTCTTATCAACTCTGCAGGTAAAAGCGATTCCTCTGATGAATTAGACCATCCTTCCTCAATCAGTCAATTGCTCATTCTACTTTAATGTTATAAGTAATCCTGTTGCATATTTCTGTCTCCAGACTTGAATGATAAATGCTTCTGACTTTGCTTTAATATAGTCTGCCCGTTGCAATCTGAGAAAAATATTCACAAGCGTTTCTATGTAGAAGTTTGAATGTTGTGGGACTTCAGTAAATAACCCACTTTAATAGATTGACTGTGATAATTTAATAATTATAATTTCACTGGCATTCATTTTAACCATTCATTTATAAATCTTTAAATAAAATACAGACTGAGTGAAACTGTCTGTAAAAAACAGGTTATTTGGTAAAAGAGCCAAGAGCAATTTAGAGAAATAAAACACTCAATAGTTACATCCAGATTTCATTGCCAAAAAAGGCAATGAAGGGAGATTCAATTATGTATTTCTgaagtgaattgaaaataaaatcacAGAGCACAATGAAAGTGGAATGGCGTGAGATCATCATATCACTCTTGAATGAATCAGCATAaacttgaagggcagaatggcctcattctgtactGTTATCAATATATGATTATGATACTTGAGGAAGAAGAAATACATCACTTGAATCCAACTTTAAAGAAGAAAATAGGGAGTAATGAGATTAGTAGATTTCATTTTATAATGAGGATATTATGTCATTTGAATTTGTCAACGTATAAGCAAATAAAATATATTCTATCAGAGACTTGCATGAGCATCAAATCACTGAATGCTAATATCCATGAAAAACGAAGATCCTTGGAACCAAATATTATGTTTAGAATAGCCAGAATAGTTTTTTATTAGCAATGCACCTGACTGCATCGTCTATGAGTTTTTTTTTTCGTGCTCATTTacatttttagtttggttttgcaTGGGAGATTGTTTAAAGTGTGAGCTGCTTACATGTAGCATAAGTACAGATGAGAATCTGAGTGACCCACAGAAGAAACAATTGTGCTTTCAGCAAGACAATCAGACTGAAGGATTGGGGAATAAGCAGAGAAAAGACTGGGAAGAGGGTACAAATTAGTGAACAATTCCAGTATCATGTCAGATAAAGAAAAAAAAGTGgcaaagggagagagggacaaaAGAAGGCATAACAATAAAATATCTAATAATGAAAAAGTGAATCcatgttataaatgtcatttctattgtaataattttcatttccatttatcATTTATCTATCAATTATCAATGGTTAAATTGGTActtaaattaaatataattaactttgagacgtttcatgttgatttctatagtgtactgtttctgtgtcttttttctttttctctttttttgatttgtatggatttattgcattgatctgttcaattacttttaatcaatctctgtaaagcactttggttcaaatactggttttgttgaaaagtgctatataaataaacattattattattattattgattgcTATGGTGAGTTTAGTTCCATCTGCTGAGAAAATACAGCAACTACTAATCATTCAGTGCATTTCAATGGTCAGACAGAGAGTACCAAGCTTTAGTTGTTGAATGGCAGGATGCAGATATCAATACCATTGACAAACGTTGATGCCAATATAGATTTCAATTGTTTGAAGTATAATTCTAAAAATCATTGTTATGCATGAGATTACAGAGTTGAAATAAAGAATGGCCAATGATAAATAATATAACTTATAATGAAAAAATGGGTTATCAAACATACAGAGGCTACATTTAATACGATTGTTACCTGTGTAGGAGTTCTTGCATGAAGTGATCATTTGTTGACTCTTTTGTTGGAATATTATGATCCTTACAACCTTGATGCTTGGACATAAGACTTATTTTCCTACTGTGGTGTGCTTCCTGGCATGTAAACTCAGACCCTCTACTTGGATAATCGCTTTCTGACTTTGTGACACAACTGGCATCTCTTTTTGTGACATCATTCTCCCTTTGACATcctttttcattttttcttttgTCCTTTTTTTTATCTAATTTTGTTTGCTTGATTCCAGAACTAGCTCCACTTTTGGTTACTTTTTTATCATCTCTGGACTTGGAATCCGACATTTTGTTGTTAGGAGCTGGCAACTTGCTTTTTCGGAACCCAAACCACTTGGCTATTGAAGGTCCAGTCTTCTGCTTAGTCTCCGATACTTGAACCTTGTCCCTTCCTTGTACCTTCTGCATATTTTCTTGAATTCCCAACATGACTTTTGCTTCTATGCTACACTGTGTCTCAGAAACTGGAGGAGGAATGAATACCTTGTCAGCAATTTCAGGTCTTTTGGAAAGATTTTCTTGTTTCTTAACAATTTTTGCCATATTAATTTCAGAGGGACCATGTAATATGCATGGCTTATCTACAGAAGACATATTCGGTGACGATTGAGCCTCATATTCAGGCAGCATTACATTTTTCACTTTTTGTGGTGTTTGTTTCGACTTTTTCTCACTTGATCTATTGCTGAGAGGTAGGCTTCTAGTTTCTTTCTGAGGTGGTGACTGATTGCCAGTACACTTTAAAGTACTAAGCTGGCTTTCCCCCTTTGGTGGAGTTCGACAGGGTAATTTGCTCGGACTGCTATGAAGACTACTCGAGCTACTTATACTTCCATTAGACACCTGTCGTGTATATGAAACATCGACAGATCTTGGAGAATGTGAAGGGCTTTGAGGAGCTGAAGAGTCACAAGCTGGTTTAGTTTGCATTGCATCTGCTGCGTTGGTTGAGATCTGCCTTGTCAAAGAATTACCTCTGTCAGTTGTATTTGTAATTATTTGTGTTCTCACTTTTCCTGTCCCATCCACTGGTGAAACACAAGTTTTTTCCCCAGTCTGATTGCTAAAACTCTGGCTTCGTGCTTTAGCACCGTTCATGCCTAGAGCAGGCTTAAGATAAGGTTTGCTATTAACTGATATTGACCTCTTAAAAGCTTTAATTTCCATGTTGTTAACATCATTCCCATCTGCGATGTCTCTGCAATATTTCATTTCACTGTCGAGTTCTGCAGGAAAACCTATTTTTACAACAGGAACATCTTGAAGGTCACCTTTGTTCTCATAACTAACCACTGAACCAGATTGTTCCAAAGTTTCAATACTTTCAGTTGAATCAACTTGACCAGACTTTCCTTGAATTACATTTCCTTTAGAGTAGATATTAATACTGTCTTTCTCAAGCTTCCCAGGTACAGTTGAGCTCTTTCTCAATAATGGGGGGGATTTCAAGAAACCTTTTAGCCCCAACGGAATACGAGTTTTGGCTTTTTTTTCTTCAAAGCATGAAAGGATTGCCTGCTTACCACTAGAAACAGATGAAGATTGGCAATGCTGTGGATGAGCTGAAGGTTCATTTATACTTGGTACATGGCACTCTGATGAAGCTGACAGTGGTGTGCATTGTGTTGTCAAATCATTTTCACATAACTGTCCTGTTTTGGCAAAAAATGTGTTTTGTGGAGAGGGATCCTTTTGGTTGCATGTTAAACCTCTAATTATTTTAGCAGCTGCTTGAGGACAAGGCTGAATGTGCATTGATGAAGAAGTATTTGGGCAATTTGTTTTCTGGGATTTTTTTTCTGAAGAGATCCTCGTCAAATCTTTTGAGGTGTAATTTGACTGCTGTGACTGTTGTGCTGAGTTTTGCAATGCAGCTGGGGACTTCTGGTTTTGTGCTTCTTTTGTCAATTGGGCAGAGGGCAACACACCAGTAATTCCCAATGGCTGTAAAGATGAACATGCGGAAGCGGTTTTATCTGCGTCGACAGATGTGATGGTTTCAGATTTTACAATCATATTCAGCGAACGTTCACAACTTGGTTTGAATAGCAATGAAATGGATCTCCCCGGCGGAGGTGGAGGTGATAGAGATTTTATTTCCTCCAACTCAAAACTATCATATTTATCTCGTGTGGGCTGTTCTCCATGATCTGCCATAGGCTTTCTGAAAAATAAAGACCCTTGTACAATCCCAGAATGGCTCTTTGCTGTTTCATTACCCAATGTAATCTTAGAGCTCTGTGCATGAGGTGAACCGCATTTCGGAATGTTGGTATCATTTTTTAAACCACCATTAATACTAATGTTTGgcatttttaaatatttggaaAATTTCACAGCTGACAATGATGGAGACTTGTTTTGGTTAGGAGAAACAGGTGACGGAGGTGAATTAGGGGTTTCACTTCTGTTTCCTTTACAGGAATTGTGTGATGTGCTTTTCCCTTTGTTGGGTATTTTGGTTAGATGTGGCTTTAGAATAGAAGGAGAAGCTAAGCAATTTGATTTATGAGGTGTGTTACAAATTGGCTTcaatattttttgttgttgtggaCTGTGTTGTGACAATGACCTTTCGCAGCTTACAGAATCTGTGTGAACAATGGAATTTAATGTTTTCTTGTCCTCTTTTGGATCTTCTGAAGGATTTTGCTTTACATGACCTTGAAGTGACTTTAAAACTGTATAATTCCTTGCATCACTTCCTCTTTGACAAGAGATCAGTCCTTGATGCACCAGTCCAGTGTCTTCTACAGCAAAAACAGTTTGCTGGCAATTCCCAGCATTTGGATCAGAAAGTTGATTTGAAGACACAGTGACACTCGCTGTCTGCTGGGAATTAAACCTAATTGGCTGGCCGTCCTCAGCATCAAACACTATTGTGATGCATTCTTCAGATGACGTTTTCACAAACTTGGTTGCTTGACAGTTATCTTTCAGTAGATTCGAAGTCTCTGGATTATTGTCAATGCAAGGTGAAAAATGGGCTTCATCTTTATCTGCAGATGAGAAGAAAGTTTTTTTGCAACTGAACGGATTTGCATGACTCACCAACTGTTTGTCAGTTAACAAACTTGATACCAGTtcagaggaatttcttttgtctctGTTTTCCAGTTGCAGTTCATCCAAAATCTCAATATCTTCTGTGTCTGATAATTGGATAGTTAAATCTTTATAGTGCAGTTTGGTAGAATTAAACTGCAGTTTCGACACAGGTAACTTGTTGCTTGTGCAAAGCTTATCACTTGACTGAATGCTGGTGACAAAACTAGTCAACTTTTCAGGCTTTTCTCTTGAGCTTAAACGTGTGAGCCTTTCTGAAACATTGCGATCCCAATCAAACAGACTATCAGAAATACTGTGCTTTAGTTTTTTGCAAAACGACTTGCAGTCTTTACTTGGCACTTCCTTTATTATAATTGCTGTGCAGTCATCATCTGCATCATCATGTGAATCAGAAtcatactcaaatcgttttgttTGGTCAAAGCATAATGCTTTATTGGTAGCCTTGAAAGGCATTTGATTCTTGTTCTTATTGCGATTCCGACATCTTAGGCCAAGTGAGTAAATTCCTTCATTGGAGTTCATACAATCCTTGTAAGCCCACTTTGACATGATTGAAGGCGGTTCCGAGAAAGACTTTTTCTTTTGAAGCTTCTTTAATCCTTCCAGGATATGGCTTTCTTTTTCTCGTGTGGGAGGTAGTTCTTCTGCAGGACTAGATAGGTTGCTGGGCAGTGAGGAGCCAATGCTGAGCCTTGTTTCCCAGTTTAGAGATGACTGCAAGTGAAAAAGAAAACAACATTTAGGAAAAATTCAGATACATATTTCACCTGGGGTACTGATTAAATGATATTTAAGAACACTCATATCTAGTAATTTACTTGTCTATCAAATACAAAGGAATTGTACAAAttaggtactgtgaaaagcttttcactgtgtactatccagtcagtggaaagacaattacaatcaagcagtccacagtgtacagatacaggatatagggaataacatttagtgcatgatcaagtccagtaaagtctgattaaaaatggtctgagggtctccaatgaggagatGTTAGGTCAAGACCACTAGTTGGtgtcaggatggttcagttgcctgataacagctagagagaaattctccctgaatctggagatatgtgtttccacttctgtagctcttgcctgacaggagaggggagaagagggaatgtctgtgatgagactagtccttgattatactggtagCCTATCATGGACAGACAAAGCATTTTCTTGCATTCTCAATATCAGTAGGGGTCTGTGTAATGATGTACTGTAACTTTTATGCTTTCATTTATTAATAAGTTGTTTCGTGTTTTAATAAATCAACATTAAAATTCCTTGGGAGATCAAATCTGGACAAAAGATAACGTGCATCAATGGACAGAATTTGGGACAAAATTTGTTTCTACTGGGATTTGATTCTATCTTTCATTTGTAGCTATTTGTTTGGCTGGGGAAGTGGTAGGTTGATTTTCGATCCAATAACAGAATGCACTTTCTGGAATAAAGTACCTTACCAGATTCAGTTCGCTTCGCTGTGAGTACAAAACTAGGAAAGATATATTTTTTCAGTATTCCTGGGCCTCATCTCTGCTGTTGGAGTGATACAATACCAGACCGACATTCCACCAGAGGGTCAAGATGGGTGGTATCAATGTAATTTTATAGCCTTTGGCCATGTAGATAGTCCCGTCACTGAGATTTAGGACAAGCTCTCCAGCCAGCAGTCAGGTAGCTGTAGTTGTGCTAATGAGTGTCAATCTTTAAGAATTATTGGCCTGTTAGTCTTAAAATTGGCCTATAGAATGTTTTATTATCAGCTGACTGCAATGACATTCCTGAAAGACAGTTGTCAAATGAAGTTTTGTTAATAGGACTCAAACTGTACCCTCTTACTGCATGTCCTTCCTTCATTCCAAGTATAGGAGCCACTTGAATGTTCACTGCAGGCACTTGAAATAGAGAGTTCACTGCTGCTACAGCTGCTCCTGGGATAAAGTTGGCTAGGTACTGTCAGATTTAATTGACTCTGACATCTTAAAACAGATACGTTTGATGGTGTGTTTGGATGAGCTTCCTGTTAATACAAAAGTGGAATACTTGTCACACTGCAACTACTTCTCCCCTCATACATAGTTAACGTAGAAACTTTTTGCCTATATTTTCAGTTGATCTGTCACTTCTAATGCATGAACACATATTGTATTCTTTCGGTTTGAGGCAAGGTTTTGAGGAACCTCCTTTCATTTCATGTTACAAATGAAAGTCACATTAATCTTTTTAGTTTATCTTACTAACTCAAGACGAattcctcatcttttcttcctctATTTATGTTTGATTCTACTCTATTAAATAAATGGCAAATCATTCCAtccttaatttaatttaatttaattataaacattttttttttaacttaaccCGAGAGAATCAGACAAAAACAtcagaaataaataaatggggAAGCAAGCAGAAAAAAACATTAACACTAAGAGTGTGGATCGTGATTCAATTTGTAAAGATGTTACAACTGAAGTATGAACAGATTTAAATGACCTTTGTTGCCATTTTCTGAATTATATTGCTGATCACCAAGACACCGTACTGAAAAACAGAAACATGTTCGGTTCTCGAACAGTAACTGATGAGTAAAATGTGCTCAAAAACAAAAGAGACAATGTGTGGAAATCActtgggcaacatctgtggaaagaaaagcagagtttttagtttagagaaacagaatggtcctttgacccactaagtccacgctgaacaccaatcacctgcacactagttctatgttatccctgtgttacatcctacacactagggacgaattacaaaagcaaattaacctacaaatctgcacgtctttggaatgtgggaggaaaccggagcacccagagaaaacccacactgtcacggggagaatgtgcaatctctTGTTCTAGTTCTGCAATATCATTGCTACCACAAGAAGTGCTTGCCCATTaattcctcccaccttccaagcTTTATTCCTTAAAACTAAATTACTCCATCTGTTTGGGCATCTTATGGGCTGCTGTGATTGAGTCGAGGGAGTGCATGGTGCACATTCTGGGGTCTGGTCTGACTTGATTAGTTTACTCTTTCTGTCTTATGTTGGATCTTCTTAACATTAGATAGGTCAGTCTGTGGAAAGCCATAGACACTCTCTCTATTCAGGCCAACTGTCTGCACCTAAActggattttcacacagagaacagTGGGTTAGGGTTGGGCAGATACGGTTTCCATATTGTGTGGCAATGTGGGCTCAATGTTGACAAACTGGGCCTCACACACGATACTAAGTGTGTGCCAACACTAAGTTCAACATTTGCTAATCTATAattattttgattgattgaattgattgaaagatacagcatggaaacaagccctttggctcactgagtccacgctgaccattgatcacccattcactacttCTATGCTATCGCACTTTcgcttccattccctccacacaatgagcaatttacagaggccaattaacctacaaacctgcacgcttttgtggctgtggaagaaaactggatcACCCGAAGTAAACCCATAtggccatagggagaacatgcaaactccacacagacagcacccaaagtcaggatcaaatctgggtctccagtgctgagaggcagcaactctaccagctttgGCATTTCTTTGTTGTTACTAGATGTATTTATTTCAATGTATTCCTGAGCAGCCTTCCAGTCCATATCTTCTGTATCCAAATAGGTCATCTAACCTATTATAAAGGTCAGCATCATTTTTTGACCAGAATCCCATGAAACACCACGAGTTTCTTTGTAGATTAGAAACTTAATGTACAGCTTCCTGTACATGTTGTTGTTATCCTCTGATACAGCATTTTCTAATTGTTTCTGAATTTGATTCAAATGTTAAGCATTTGTGTTTCTTAATACTTTGGTGAAGTTTCTCTGCTTTCCCTGAGAAGACCAATTTGGCATACTTTAGGCTACTGTGAAACCGAAAAAAATACATTCATCCAGATATTAAAATATCTGAAATTAATTTAATGCTCACTCAATGTAACCTACTTCTGGatttggcctgtggactttgtcATAGATATTTTAAAATAAGAATCGCACGACAAGGATGACAGAATCGAAGCCTGGGGTGCAGTAACCGACTCTTTGGTGTGGATCATGATATTTTTTATAAAACCGAAGAAAAATATACTGTATTGCGAACATTTATATCAAAATGGTTTTGGCTTACGCTCGTCTGCATGGGGCTCTATACTGAAATGCCCAATGGATTTCTCTCCCTCAATTTAAATAGACTGGAAGTTCAGAGAAGGCATTATCCAGCAAGGACATCTTAGATTCAAGATCTGGAAAGGTAGCAACCAGTTATTTTTCTTCAATGTCTAAATGTGATAGCGTAAGAGCTAGAAACTGGTGTATGATGGAGGTGGAGACTGGAGATGAGGGAAAGTGGGTGTTTGCTTGACCTATTGAGATGTTTGGCTGGAATCTCTACATGCTCCCTCCATTGGATCTCCTCCCTCCATGGTTCCCaacctcccaccccacctctcttatTTGGTTCAATGCTTCACCTTCCTTTTCCATCAGATAATTTAATCTGGAGTCCTTTGTTCCCTCCTTATCACCTCCCAAACTCATAGCTGTAGCCAcccttctttccccccaccaGACTCCTCACCagatccacttatcacttggccAGCTTgcatcccacctctctctctctctctcctctttaaacttgctttctcccccctactctttCCCAGATGAACGGACACGACACCCCTAAAAATTGACTctacatttcccttcacagatgctgctcaactcactgttcctccagcagattgtttgtagcATGGCTGGAATAATTGACTTTGCAGGTATCAGGCTGCAAGCGTAGGGGAATATGTTCTGCCACTGTGATTTATCTAATGAAAGAATACATCAACAATCATCCTTTCACATTGATAAAGCTGGATGCTCTAGCAGGTGCAGACCAATGGTACTCCTCTGTTGCAATGAGGCTTCTTGGGGGACAAAGACCCAGCTAATCCATGTCTCCGAAtgggaagccccccccccccctccccgtaacTTTATC from Leucoraja erinacea ecotype New England chromosome 7, Leri_hhj_1, whole genome shotgun sequence includes the following:
- the nckap5l gene encoding nck-associated protein 5 isoform X1, with amino-acid sequence MDELQEQLSFVTSEKLAVAQLQQEVARSKSEGTMCEKLMHELEEERCLRLQTEKRLCEVTLESQISTSQMQTLQKQFARMEETVRNLLQNQGALGQNTGAPADLLNACQVKMSEEVTASKETASDINAADDEYSSSAITIEEQGKTMQLLKRLRTLEAENSALALENEHQREQYECCLDEVANQVVQALLTQKDLREECLKLRTRVFDLEQQNRTLNVLFQQRVRLASDSLLQKLHSRIVDLSSGDLFSNAERNRHPIKSKSTDTQIHEAHPNTPSNVSVLRCQSQLNLTVPSQLYPRSSCSSSELSISSACSEHSSGSYTWNEGRTCSKRSSLNWETRLSIGSSLPSNLSSPAEELPPTREKESHILEGLKKLQKKKSFSEPPSIMSKWAYKDCMNSNEGIYSLGLRCRNRNKNKNQMPFKATNKALCFDQTKRFEYDSDSHDDADDDCTAIIIKEVPSKDCKSFCKKLKHSISDSLFDWDRNVSERLTRLSSREKPEKLTSFVTSIQSSDKLCTSNKLPVSKLQFNSTKLHYKDLTIQLSDTEDIEILDELQLENRDKRNSSELVSSLLTDKQLVSHANPFSCKKTFFSSADKDEAHFSPCIDNNPETSNLLKDNCQATKFVKTSSEECITIVFDAEDGQPIRFNSQQTASVTVSSNQLSDPNAGNCQQTVFAVEDTGLVHQGLISCQRGSDARNYTVLKSLQGHVKQNPSEDPKEDKKTLNSIVHTDSVSCERSLSQHSPQQQKILKPICNTPHKSNCLASPSILKPHLTKIPNKGKSTSHNSCKGNRSETPNSPPSPVSPNQNKSPSLSAVKFSKYLKMPNISINGGLKNDTNIPKCGSPHAQSSKITLGNETAKSHSGIVQGSLFFRKPMADHGEQPTRDKYDSFELEEIKSLSPPPPPGRSISLLFKPSCERSLNMIVKSETITSVDADKTASACSSLQPLGITGVLPSAQLTKEAQNQKSPAALQNSAQQSQQSNYTSKDLTRISSEKKSQKTNCPNTSSSMHIQPCPQAAAKIIRGLTCNQKDPSPQNTFFAKTGQLCENDLTTQCTPLSASSECHVPSINEPSAHPQHCQSSSVSSGKQAILSCFEEKKAKTRIPLGLKGFLKSPPLLRKSSTVPGKLEKDSINIYSKGNVIQGKSGQVDSTESIETLEQSGSVVSYENKGDLQDVPVVKIGFPAELDSEMKYCRDIADGNDVNNMEIKAFKRSISVNSKPYLKPALGMNGAKARSQSFSNQTGEKTCVSPVDGTGKVRTQIITNTTDRGNSLTRQISTNAADAMQTKPACDSSAPQSPSHSPRSVDVSYTRQVSNGSISSSSSLHSSPSKLPCRTPPKGESQLSTLKCTGNQSPPQKETRSLPLSNRSSEKKSKQTPQKVKNVMLPEYEAQSSPNMSSVDKPCILHGPSEINMAKIVKKQENLSKRPEIADKVFIPPPVSETQCSIEAKVMLGIQENMQKVQGRDKVQVSETKQKTGPSIAKWFGFRKSKLPAPNNKMSDSKSRDDKKVTKSGASSGIKQTKLDKKKDKRKNEKGCQRENDVTKRDASCVTKSESDYPSRGSEFTCQEAHHSRKISLMSKHQGCKDHNIPTKESTNDHFMQELLHRVDKKAAHQKENGSNHVSCRDVSKGNSHGSAFPSNSLSIQADHGNNYEMKPPTEIQNEIHKELQIDSGCVGDSNPRESYVELWQLSESSPGKLSDWQGLNYENQGNEKILGAKMDKNTNPEITKEVITESTGQDQMIGSSCQMRTLDSGIGTFPLPDSTNRATGRHISKTSSCLDYELSSSLEKIPHATNVSQKAKTLEREVPCTAECNSPQLDMIGHSASDPTMIAKPVQALQRCLPKPFPAGFLVPKYKMQDRINQGCTSIQFSNLCKNEHSKLPERMRNLQLPGGSRRLTAQEQTMHLCSYSASSSDNETEADLASTENGTGAEELFHKVKHNKNGSQQQHIDKRSCFGNQSSVFTFYQPNLYMHYGKEMPHFCVKQLHSDLSKDEKGDDISSKIKQVEQEGPDSKLPNAPNVSMDRLNRINLRIIEEDKQCLLKPEADKESVGKPEEVSLSSPEKTGADHSESLSDSLYDSFSSCASQASNEV